A genomic segment from Leopardus geoffroyi isolate Oge1 chromosome A2, O.geoffroyi_Oge1_pat1.0, whole genome shotgun sequence encodes:
- the GPR141 gene encoding probable G-protein coupled receptor 141 has translation MADQNSSSCSPILTPHLTRLYFIVLFGGLMGIISILFLLVKMNTRSVTTTAVVNLVVVHSVFLATVPFRLTYLIKHIWTFGLPFCKFVSAMLHIHMYLTFLFYVVILVIRYLIFFKRKDKVEFYRKLHAVAASTGMWLLVIVIVVPLVVSQYGNSETYDEKHCFKFHKELARAHVQVINYMIVTIVIAIAVILLVFQIFIIMSMVRKLRHSLLSHQEFWAQLKNLFFIGVILVCFLPYQFFRIYYLYVVAQSSDCNNTVAFYNEIFLSVTAISCFDLLLFVLGGSHCKQKIIDLWNCFLCR, from the coding sequence ATGGCTGACCAAAACAGTTCTTCCTGCAGTCCTATATTGACACCCCATTTAACCAGGCTCTACTTCATAGTGCTCTTTGGAGGACTGATGGGCATCATCTCTATTTTGTTCCTGCTGGTGAAAATGAACACGCGGTCAGTGACTACCACAGCAGTCGTTAACCTGGTGGTGGTCCACAGTGTTTTCTTGGCGACAGTGCCTTTTCGCTTGACATATCTCATCAAGCACatctggacatttgggttgcccTTCTGCAAATTTGTGAGCGCCATGCTACACATCCACATGTACCTCACATTCCTGTTCTATGTGGTGATCCTGGTCATCAGGTACCTCATCTTCTTCAAGCGCAAGGACAAAGTGGAATTCTACAGAAAACTGCATGCTGTGGCGGCCAGTACTGGCATGTGGCTGCTGGTGATTGTCATTGTGGTACCCCTGGTTGTTTCTCAGTATGGAAATTCTGAGACGTATGAtgagaaacactgttttaaattccacaaaGAACTTGCTCGTGCCCATGTGCAAGTTATCAACTATATGATAGTCACTATTGTTATAGCCATTGCAGTGATTCTCTTGGTCTTCCAGATCTTCATCATTATGTCAATGGTGCGGAAGCTACGCCACTCCTTGTTGTCCCACCAGGAGTTCTGGGCCCAGctgaaaaaccttttttttataGGAGTCATCcttgtttgcttccttccctacCAGTTCTTTAGGATCTATTACTTATATGTGGTGGCACAGTCAAGTGACTGTAACAACACTGTTGCATTTTATAATGAAATCTTCTTGAGCGTAACAGCAATTAGCTGCTTTGATTTGCTGCTCTTTGTTCTTGGGGGAAGCCATTGTAAACAAAAGATAATTGACCTATGGAATTGCTTTTTGTGCCGCTAG